A window of the Dunckerocampus dactyliophorus isolate RoL2022-P2 chromosome 21, RoL_Ddac_1.1, whole genome shotgun sequence genome harbors these coding sequences:
- the LOC129174102 gene encoding uncharacterized protein LOC129174102, translated as MNPQCDRCRKIVYPTEKVSCLDKNWHKGCFHCEVCKMTLNMKNYKGYDKLKHFLICITNHNLQPSEPGNNPAIVDFVNSEPSNDQDPPDPGPLYQDECSNSLPEISASTSEHVFLPSPYNIITHEVWLETPPVQQPPVTYTVTAYPHVGYLAHSRSRRTACLLPRSHSTSELRPEKSNSLTRSASLVDMFLKDFEHFTPDVTLGGEKATYRLQCFRAGRYQCTVTGLVFDMDGEGDVCYGTIPWKLSLLAQHHKKPAGPLFDIQCDKPSVRQLHLPHCEIPSTGGHRHLSVAHVRGEGIELITPQETTDTHVIANIMGFSAFGLMRDEDAPRLPIQALVLVFLIPEPPSVLNVLLVPENEVVDEVIRIRSGRNPSEGFVNTISECILVPQQQYILTTTLGELLRIQPNRATFYDSPRRNFMNSFQVLGIDNLDTIHLTLREHDNLEGHVWYAEVPLRHAVHRRRGVAVEDLRNAWTGFVNRVSRAVLETLVDRLFEEGFLNENERDEIHEVRMRRRKARAVMGRVINIGPRACTRFITLLREEDPHVSATLGL; from the exons ATGAACCCCCAGTGTGACCGTTGCAGGAAGATCGTGTATCCCACGGAGAAAGTGAGCTGCCTGGATAAG aACTGGCACAAAGGATGCTTCCACTGCGAGGTTTGCAAGATGACCCTGAACATGAAGAACTACAAAGGTTACGACAAGCTTAAACATTTTCTGATATGCATAACCAACCACAACTTACAGCCCTCAGAGCCAGGTAACAATCCAGCAATCGTGGACTTTGTGAACTCAGAGCCGAGTAACGATCAAGATCCACCTGACCCGGGGCCACTTTACCAAGATGAATGTTCTAATTCACTGCCTGAAATATCAGCCAGCACTTCAGAACATGTTTTCCTGCCATCTCCGTACAATATCATCACACACGAGGTCTGGCTGGAAACTCCACCGGTGCAGCAGCCCCCAGTGACGTACACCGTTACAGCCTATCCTCACGTGGGCTACTTGGCCCATAGTCGATCCAGAAGAACCGCCTGCCTCTTGCCTCGTTCTCACAGCACCTCTGAGCTGAGACCAGAGAAGAGCAACAGCTTGACCCGATCTGCCAGCTTGGTCGACATGTTCCTCAAGGACTTTGAGCACTTTACTCCTGACGTCACCTTGGGGGGGGAGAAGGCAACCTACAGGTTGCAATGCTTCAGGGCCGGCCGGTACCAGTGCACGGTGACGGGCCTGGTGTTCGATATGGATGGAGAGGGGGATGTATGTTACGGGACCATCCCATGGAAGCTGAGCCTACTGGCCCAGCATCACAAGAAGCCTGCAGGGCCGCTTTTTGACATCCAGTGTGACAAGCCGTCCGTGCGGCAGCTTCACCTGCCTCATTGTGAGATCCCATCCACGGGCGGGCACCGCCACTTGTCAGTGGCTCACGTGAGAGGTGAGGGCATCGAGCTGATCACCCCTCAGGAGACCACCGACACGCACGTCATCGCCAACATAATGGGCTTTTCGGCTTTTGGGCTCATGCGAGATGAAGACGCGCCTCGCCTCCCGATCCAAGCGCTGGTGCTGGTCTTCCTCATTCCCGAGCCGCCGTCCGTTTTAAATGTGCTGTTAGTGCCGGAGAACGAGGTGGTGGATGAAGTCATTCGTATCCGGAGTGGACGCAATCCCAGTGAGGGCTTTGTCAACACCATTTCAGAATGCATCCTGGTCCCACAGCAGCAGTACATTCTGACCACCACGCTAGGAGAGCTGTTGCGAATTCAACCAAATAGAGCGACTTTTTACGACAGCCCTCGCAGAAACTTCATGAATTCATTCCAAGTACTTGGAATAGACAACTTGGACACCATCCATCTGACTCTGAGGGAGCATGACAACCTCGAAGGCCACGTCTGGTACGCCGAGGTTCCTTTGAGACACGCAGTGCACCGTCGTCGTGGCGTCGCGGTCGAAGATCTGAGAAACGCCTGGACCGGCTTCGTCAACAGAGTATCACGCGCGGTCCTCGAGACTCTGGTGGACCGTTTGTTTGAGGAAGGGTTCTTAAACGAGAATGAAAGAGACGAGATACACGAAGTTCGCATGAGAAGGCGCAAGGCGCGTGCCGTCATGGGCAGAGTGATCAACATCGGCCCGCGGGCTTGCACACGATTCATTACATTACTTCGTGAGGAAGACCCCCACGTCTCGGCTACTCTCGGCTTGTGA
- the LOC129174112 gene encoding uncharacterized protein LOC129174112 — translation MNPQCDRCRKIVYPTEKVSCLDKNWHKGCFHCEVCKMTLNMKNYKGYDKLKHFLICITNHNLQPSEPGNNPAIVDFVNSEPSNDQDPPDPGPLYQDECSNSLPEISASTSEHVFLPSPYNIITHEVWLETPPVQQPPVTYTVTAYPHVGYLAHSRSRRTACLLPRSHSTSELRPEKSNSLTRSASLVDMFLKDFEHFTPDVTLGGEKATYRLQCFRAGRYQCTVTGLVFDMDGEGDVCYGTIPWKLSLLAQHHKKPAGPLFDIQCDKPSVRQLHLPHCEIPSTGGHRHLSVAHVRGEGIELITPQETTDTHVIANIMGFSAFGLMRDEDAPRLPIQALVLVFLIPEPPSVLNVLLVPENEVVDEVIRIRSGRNPSEGFVNTISECILVPQQQYILTTTLGELLRIQPNRATFYDSPRRNFMNSFQVLGIDNLDTIHLTLREHDNLEGHVWYAEVPLRHAVHRRRGVVVEDLRNAWTGFVNRVSRAVLETLVDRLFEEGFLNENERDEIHEVRMRRRKARAVMGRVINIGPRACTRFITLLREEDPHVSATLGL, via the exons ATGAACCCCCAGTGTGACCGTTGCAGGAAGATCGTGTATCCCACGGAGAAAGTGAGCTGCCTGGATAAG aACTGGCACAAAGGATGCTTCCACTGCGAGGTTTGCAAGATGACCCTGAACATGAAGAACTACAAAGGTTACGACAAGCTTAAACATTTTCTGATATGCATAACCAACCACAACTTACAGCCCTCAGAGCCAGGTAACAATCCAGCAATCGTGGACTTTGTGAACTCAGAGCCGAGTAACGATCAAGATCCACCTGACCCGGGGCCACTTTACCAAGATGAATGTTCTAATTCACTGCCTGAAATATCAGCCAGCACTTCAGAACATGTTTTCCTGCCATCTCCGTACAATATCATCACACACGAGGTCTGGCTGGAAACTCCACCGGTGCAGCAGCCCCCAGTGACGTACACCGTTACAGCCTATCCTCACGTGGGCTACTTGGCCCATAGTCGATCCAGAAGAACCGCCTGCCTCTTGCCTCGTTCTCACAGCACCTCTGAGCTGAGACCAGAGAAGAGCAACAGCTTGACCCGATCTGCCAGCTTGGTCGACATGTTCCTCAAGGACTTTGAGCACTTTACTCCTGACGTCACCTTGGGGGGGGAGAAGGCAACCTACAGGTTGCAATGCTTCAGGGCCGGCCGGTACCAGTGCACGGTGACGGGCCTGGTGTTCGATATGGATGGAGAGGGGGATGTATGTTACGGGACCATCCCATGGAAGCTGAGCCTACTGGCCCAGCATCACAAGAAGCCTGCAGGGCCGCTTTTTGACATCCAGTGTGACAAGCCGTCCGTGCGGCAGCTTCACCTGCCTCATTGTGAGATCCCATCCACGGGCGGGCACCGCCACTTGTCAGTGGCTCACGTGAGAGGTGAGGGCATCGAGCTGATCACCCCTCAGGAGACCACCGACACGCACGTCATCGCCAACATAATGGGCTTTTCGGCTTTTGGGCTCATGCGAGATGAAGACGCGCCTCGCCTCCCGATCCAAGCGCTGGTGCTGGTCTTCCTCATTCCCGAGCCGCCGTCCGTTTTAAATGTGCTGTTAGTGCCGGAGAACGAGGTGGTGGATGAAGTCATTCGTATCCGGAGTGGACGCAATCCCAGTGAGGGCTTTGTCAACACCATTTCAGAATGCATCCTGGTCCCACAGCAGCAGTACATTCTGACCACCACGCTAGGAGAGCTGTTGCGAATTCAACCAAATAGAGCGACTTTTTACGACAGCCCTCGCAGAAACTTCATGAATTCATTCCAAGTACTTGGAATAGACAACTTGGACACCATCCATCTGACTCTGAGGGAGCATGACAACCTCGAAGGCCACGTCTGGTACGCCGAGGTTCCTTTGAGACACGCAGTGCACCGTCGTCGTGGCGTCGTGGTCGAAGATCTGAGAAACGCCTGGACCGGCTTCGTCAACAGAGTATCACGCGCGGTCCTCGAGACTCTGGTGGACCGTTTGTTTGAGGAAGGGTTCTTAAACGAGAATGAAAGAGACGAGATACACGAAGTTCGCATGAGAAGGCGCAAGGCGCGTGCCGTCATGGGCAGAGTGATCAACATCGGCCCGCGGGCTTGCACACGATTCATTACATTACTTCGTGAGGAAGACCCCCACGTCTCGGCTACTCTCGGCTTGTGA
- the LOC129173988 gene encoding uncharacterized protein LOC129173988 has product MNRSSVPEVTLRQACDLQMGSAQIKKRRRRRTSFASWLSRVLKHFLICITNHNLQPSEPGNNPAIVDFVNSEPSNDQDPPDPGPLYQDECSKSLPEILASTSEHVFLPSPYNIITHEVWLETPPVQQPPVTYTVTAYPHVGYLAHSRSRRTACLLPRSHSTSELRPEKSNSLTRSASLVDMFLKDFEHFTPDVTLGGEKATYRLQCFRAGRYQCTVTGLVFDMDGEGDVRYGTIPWKLSLLAQHHKKPAGPLFDIQCDKPSVRQLHLPHCEIPSTGGHRHLSVAHVRGEGIELITPQETTDTHVIANIMGFSAFGLMRDEDAPRLPIQALVLVFLIPEPPSVLNVLLVPENEVVDEVIRIRSGRNPSEGFVNTISECILVPQQQYILTTTLGELLRIQPNRATFYDSPRRNFMNSFQVLGIDNLDTIHLTLREHDNLEGHVWYAEVPLRHAVHRRRGVAVEDLRNAWTGFVNRVSRAVLETLVDRLFEEGFLNENERDEMHEVRMRRRKARAVMGRVINIGPRACTRFITLLREEDPHVSATLGL; this is encoded by the coding sequence ATGAACCGTTCCTCAGTGCCGGAGGTCACACTCCGTCAGGCTTGTGACCTCCAAATGGGTTCTGCCCAgatcaaaaaaagaagaagaagaagaacctcgTTTGCCAGTTGGCTGAGCAGAGTGCTTAAACATTTTCTGATATGCATAACCAACCACAACTTACAGCCCTCAGAGCCAGGTAACAATCCAGCAATCGTGGACTTTGTGAACTCAGAGCCGAGTAACGATCAAGATCCACCTGACCCGGGGCCACTTTACCAAGATGAATGTTCTAAGTCACTGCCTGAAATATTAGCCAGCACTTCAGAACATGTTTTCCTGCCATCTCCGTACAATATCATCACACACGAGGTCTGGCTGGAAACTCCACCGGTGCAGCAGCCCCCAGTGACGTACACCGTTACAGCCTATCCTCACGTGGGCTACTTGGCCCATAGTCGATCCAGAAGAACCGCCTGCCTCTTGCCTCGTTCTCACAGCACCTCTGAGCTGAGACCAGAGAAGAGCAACAGCTTGACCCGATCTGCCAGCTTGGTCGACATGTTCCTCAAGGACTTTGAGCACTTTACTCCTGACGTCACCTTGGGGGGGGAGAAGGCAACCTACAGGTTGCAATGCTTCAGGGCCGGCCGGTACCAGTGCACGGTGACGGGCCTGGTGTTCGATATGGATGGAGAGGGGGATGTACGTTACGGGACCATCCCATGGAAGCTGAGCCTACTGGCCCAGCATCACAAGAAGCCTGCCGGGCCGCTTTTTGACATCCAGTGTGACAAGCCGTCCGTGCGGCAGCTTCACCTGCCTCATTGTGAGATCCCATCCACGGGCGGGCACCGCCACTTGTCAGTGGCTCACGTGAGAGGTGAGGGCATCGAGCTGATCACCCCTCAGGAGACCACCGACACGCACGTCATCGCCAACATAATGGGCTTTTCGGCTTTTGGGCTCATGCGAGATGAAGACGCGCCTCGCCTCCCGATCCAAGCGCTGGTGCTGGTCTTCCTCATTCCCGAGCCGCCGTCCGTTTTAAATGTGCTGTTAGTGCCGGAGAACGAGGTGGTGGATGAAGTCATTCGTATCCGGAGTGGACGCAATCCCAGTGAGGGCTTTGTCAACACCATTTCAGAATGCATCCTGGTCCCACAGCAGCAGTACATTCTGACCACCACGCTAGGAGAGCTGTTGCGAATTCAACCAAATAGAGCGACTTTTTACGACAGCCCTCGCAGAAACTTCATGAATTCATTCCAAGTACTTGGAATAGACAACTTGGACACCATCCATCTGACTCTGAGGGAGCATGACAACCTCGAAGGCCACGTCTGGTACGCCGAGGTTCCTTTGAGACACGCAGTGCACCGTCGTCGTGGCGTCGCGGTCGAAGATCTGAGAAACGCCTGGACCGGCTTCGTCAACCGAGTATCACGCGCGGTCCTCGAGACTCTGGTGGACCGTTTGTTTGAGGAAGGGTTCTTAAACGAGAATGAAAGAGACGAGATGCACGAAGTACGCATGAGAAGGCGCAAGGCGCGTGCCGTCATGGGCAGAGTGATCAACATCGGCCCGCGGGCTTGCACACGATTCATTACATTACTTCGTGAGGAAGACCCCCACGTCTCGGCTACTCTCGGCTTGTGA